GTTTCTTGTTGTGCAACTTCCATATTTTTATGGTTTGACGTTCTACGTTGAACGTTTTACGTTTTTTAATTTTTTAGCAGGGCTACGTATAACGTACAGCGTCAAACGTATAACCCCTCTCTTAACACTCGTCCGTCACACAACCTTCGGCGGCCGTGGCAACGGTTTTTGCGTATTTATACAATAATCCTTTTTTCGCCTTCAGCTCGGGCTGTTTCCATTCGCTTTTGCGGTAGGCCAGCTCTTCATCCGATATTTTCAGGTTGATCGTATTGTTGATGGCGTCTATTTCGATCATGTCATCGTCTTTAACGATAGCGATATTACCCCCGTCATACGCTTCGGGAGTAATGTGACCGACGACGAAACCATGCGTTCCGCCGGAAAACCGTCCGTCGGTAATTAGGGCTACAGAAGCTCCAAGGCCGGCGCCAAAAATGGCCGAGGTTGGTTTCAGCATTTCGGGCATACCAGGCGCACCTTTCGGCCCGATGTTGCGGATAACTACCACATCGCCGGCGCGAACGTGGCCGCTTTCGATACCGTGGATCAGTTCAAACTCACCGTCGAACACGCGGGCAGGGCCCTCAAAACGCTCGCCTTCTTTGCCCGATATTTTTGCAACCGAACCACCTGTCGCCAGGTTACCGTATAATATCTGCAAGTGACCTGTTGCTTTGATCGGTTTCTCCACCGGCATGATCACTTTTTGCTTGTCAAAATCCAGGTCGGGGACATTTTCAAGGTTTTCGGCCAAAGTTTTACCGGTAACGGTCAAACAACTGCCATCGAGCCACCCTAATTTAAGCAGGTATTTCATTACAGCCGGAACGCCACCCACTTTGTGCAGGTCCTCCATAACATACTTGCCGCTTGGCTTCATATCAGCCAATACCGGGATACGGTTACTTACCGACTGGAAATCGTCCTGAGTCAGTTTTATACCCATGCTTTTTGCCATGGCTATCAGGTGCAGCACCGCGTTTGTCGATCCGCCCAGGACCATGATGGTCACAATGGCATTTTCGAAAGCCGCGCGGGTCATGATATCCGAAGGCTTGATATCGCGCTCCAGTAATATTTTGATGGCTCTACCGGCGTCGCGGCATTCCTGTTGTTTCTCTTCGCTTAAAGCAGGATTGCTTGACGAATAAGGCAAACTCATTCCCAACGCCTCAATTGCAGAAGCCATGGTGTTGGCTGTATAGATACCACCGCAGGCTCCTGCGCTTGGGCAGGCATTTTTTACCACGCCCATAAAATCCTCAGGGGTGATGTTGCCTGCAATCTTCTGGCCCAGTGCCTCGAACGCCGAAACAATGTTCAGATCCTCTCCTTTATAGTGACCAGGCTTGATGGTGCCGCCATATATCATAATGGAAGGACGGTTCAGCCTGGCCATGGCCATTACCGAGCCGGGCATATTTTTATCGCAGCCGGGCAGGGTTATCAGCCCGTCGTAATACTGTGCGCCGCAAACAGCTTCTATTGAATCGGCTATCACATCGCGGCTAACCAGCGAGTAACGCATTCCTTCGGTACCCATGCTCATGCCGTCGCTTACGCCGATGGTGTTAAATATCAGGCCCACTAACCCTTCGTCCCATACACCTTGTTTAACCAGTTTTGCAAGGTCGTTCAGGTGCATGTTACAGGTGTTGCCGTCGTAACCCATACTGGCCACGCCTACCTGCGCCTTTTTCATATCCTCGTCCGTTAAGCCAATGCCGTAAAGCATGGCTTGCGCGGCCGGCTGGGTTGGGTCGCTCGTAAGGTGCTTGCTGTATTTGTTCAATTCGGTAGCGGTGGTAGTGTCCATTTATTCGTTTTAGTTAGGTGGTTGATTAAGTTGATTGGGTTAAGCGGTTTGGCCGATGTAACTCATCAATTATTCAACATGTATTCGCTTTAATTGGCTGCTGATTTTGTTAATTGGCCGGAAAAAAAACTTAATCAACTTAATCCAACTTAATCAACTCAATCAAACTAATCCTAAATTACCCACATGCGCCGCAAGGCGCAATAGTTCAAAAAAATATTTTCAATTCAATATTTAATTTTGTTCAATTTAAATTAATTGCTATTTATTCTGATTTATAATCAAATATCGGAATAAAATTGTTATCATACTATACCAAAGTTAAAAACGGTTTTCGGTATGATTTTTATGCATGCATAGTAATACCCCGATTTTCTGCCCGAAATGCCATGCACCGGTAAAAATTCTGCAAAAAAAACGTCCGGGTGATGAGCTCGCCCGGACGTTTTTAAAACAGATATTTATATCCTTTACCGGTGCGGAGTCCTTTCGGGCAGCACAATAATTCGGTTGTTCAAAATTTCTACGACAGCGCAAAGCGGGTTAATGTTATTAACCGCGTTTTTGTATCCTATTTTAGAGTGCTGTTGCATTTGCTTTATCAATAGTTTGTTGCTGATGACTGCAAGGTACGGGGTTGGAGGGGAAGTTGCAAGAATTATTTGGAGGTAGTCGGTGGCGTAAACAAGAGTGTTGACCTATTGAGCCTGCTTGCCGGCAGGTAGGCGTAGCGAAATATCTTATACGCTGTATGGGTCCTGAATATGTTTCTTATAAAATGCAATGATCCTTCCCGCTCATGGCCGCGGGGGCCTAGTTACTTTTGTCGCGACAAAAGTAACCAAAAACGCTGTCAGCGCTAATGGTTTCTTTGCCGCACGGGCCTTTGCCCTGCAAATAAAACAGAACCTAAGCCCGGAAATCTTCGCCCGGGCTACCTTGCAGCTTTATCACCCTGCATGGCTCTGATTTAATGCCTTTTCAGCCGCACTGCCCCACATGTTCTGTTTTATTTTCGCCAGAAACACAAAGCGCTGACGGGGTATTCCGCTACAATGCCAGTCAATCAATAAAACCCCGGAATCGTGTTCAGTGGGGTAGTTTGTCCCTTACAGCACCATAAACCCATGTGCCGAAAATGGCGCTCAGCAGGGTGACGCTGATAACCAGGAAACCGCTGCCGATCTCGGCGTAAAGCGGACCCGGGCAAGCGCCGGTAATACCCCAGCCGAGGCCAAAGATGAGTCCGCCGATGACATTGCCCCAACTGAATTGTTTTTTGGGGATGATGACCCCTTCGCCGCTAATTGTTTTCAGGTTGAACCGTTTGATAAGCAATACCGATACCATACCTACCGCGATGGCGCTGCCAATAACACCATACATGTGAAAACCCTGCAGGCGGAACATCTCCTGGATGCGGAACCACGATATAACCTCGGATTTTACCAGGATGATGCCAAATATGATGCCGATAAGTAAAAATTTGATGTTCTTCATCGCGGTTAGAGTTCAAGTAAGTAAGGCAAAAGCAGCCAGGTGGTGATAAAGCCGCCGACCATGAAGCAGCAGGTAGCAATAACCGAAGGCCATTGCAGGGTCGAGATCCCAAAAATAGAATGCCCCGACGTGCAGCCGTCGGCGTAGCGGGTGCCGAAACCAACCATAAAGCCGCCAACGACGATGAATACAAATCCCCGCAGCGTTAACAAGGCGCCGAAGTTAAAGATATCGCCAGGCAGTAAACCGCTGAAATCCTTTACACCCTCCTGTTGCAGTATTTCGGTGGTTTTGGAGTTAATGTTTACCGGTGCCTGCTGCGAAAGCAGGTGCGCGGCTATAAAACCCCCGATAACAACCCCCGCCACGAAAACCAGATTCCAGCCTTCGCTTTTCCAGTCGTATTTAAAAAAGGGGAGCCGGGCGGGTACGCAGGCGGCGCAAATATGCCGCAGCGACGAGGATATGCCGAAGGGTTTATTGCCCAGCAGTAGCATGGCGGGCACCATCAGGCCGATCAGCGGTCCGGCGATGTACCAGGGCCATGGGTGTTTTATCAGTTCCATCAGTTACGTTTGTTCGTTTAAAGGTCGCTTTACGGCAACAGTTGTGCGAAGATAAGCAAAAGGTTGCGGGCGGGGATTGAAGGGTGTGCTCCCCAATCATGGCCGCGGGGGCCCAGTTACTTTTGTCGCGACAAAAGTAACCAAAAACGCTGTCAGCGCTAATGGTTTCTTTGCCCTCCCCGTCCGGCAAGCGGGCGCACAGGGCATTTGCCCTGCAAATAAAACAGAACCTAAGGCCGGAAATCTTCGCCCGGGCTATCTTGCGGCTTTATTACCCGGCATGGCTCTGATTTAATGCCTTTGCAGCCGCACCGCCCCACGTGTTCTGTTTTATTTTCGCCCGAAACACAAAGCGCTGACGGCTGCCAACAATAATCCTGGTAATCTTTTAATCTTGTAAATCTTAGTTCTGACAATTGCACCCAACGTTAATATGTTGAAAAACTGTCCTAAGGCGGGTTGGGCCGATTCGCTATTTTCGGGCGCTATGATTAAATCCTATGTCACAATTCTGGCGGTAACGCTTTGCCTTCTGTATTCATGTAACCAGCCGGAGCCTGACGCGGCGCTGAAACGGCGTGCCGACAGTATCGAACTGCACAACAAAGCCAAAAAAATGGCCCTGGAGATGATGAAACGCGCCGAGGACAGCACGGCCTATGCAGCAGGGCACGAGGTGGCGCGAACCGTCAGGTCGTACGGGCCATGCCCGGCGGCTATTAAAACCTGTGCCGTGGTGAACGATCTGCGCGGGGGGAAGGCCATAGTGATAACACTCAAAAACGTTTCGGCCAAAAAGATAGCTTCGGTTAAGCTGGCGTGGACAGTGTACAATAAAGCCGGCAGGGCCATTGGCAGCTCGGCCGGGATGGCGAAGAAGGAACTGGCCAAAGGCCGTACGGGTAGCTATTCGTGGGAGATAAACGCGCCGAACGGTTTGCGCGGCAAGGCCTCGGTTGCGGGTATATACTATAAGGACGGTACCAAGTGGCTGCCCGCCGGGGCGCAGGAGGATTGAGGAAGTCGGCGGTCCGAAGTCCGAAGTCGGACCTGCCTGCCGGGAGGCGGGTAGGACTCAAAACAAGGTGGGTTAACATGGTTTACACTTTGTTATGGTTAACATCATATAATAAACTGATTTGCAATAGTTTATAGCGAAACTCCCCCGAAAGGTGTTAACCATGTTCTTTGATATGCTCTGCCGGAACACGAAGCCCCCGCGCCAATGCCGCCGGCGGGCTGCCACGATGCCGTAAACGGCACATTACCAGCTGCATAGTTTGTACACGAATACCAGCCTTAGTGTAACACCCTTTGCCCTGGTGAATACCTGTGTTACCTGTGCATTGATATACAGCGACTTACAAAAAGTTAACAAAATCGATATTTTCGACGTCAAGACTTACAATTGTTAGCTCATCTTTTTCTTTTTCAATATGGTGCTGATATGCATTTTCGATTTCGCTTAAATATTTCAGTGAAATATTAGTCTCAAAATCTCTCCCCCTACTATGAATATTATCTAATAAAGTTTCCTTTTTGCGACGCAAAAATATTATCAAATCAGGCTTTGGAATCGATGCTTTTAGATTGTGATATAATTTTAAGAAAAGATCGAATTCAAGGTTTGATAAGTTGTTTCTCGCAAATATTAGAGTTTTCATGAAATAGTAGTCTGCGATAATTTTATCTCCTGAGAGTTTCGCCTTTTGTAGCTGCTCGAATCTTTGTATCAAAAAGGACAATTCGGTATGGAACGCGTATTTTTTGCGATTTTTATAGAATAATGGCAGAAAATGATTGTCTTCAAATTGCTCGAGGATTAGAGTTCGGCCCAATTCTTTCGAAATTAATGTAGCTAGGGTAGTTTTACCTACCCCGATATTACCTTCTATTGCTATATATCCGTATTCCATAGTTACTAATTTAGCCAAATACTTAATGTCATATTATTAGGTTGGCTAAGTCTAATTCATCTATTCCAAATTTAAATTAATCAGACGATTCAACAACCCGTGAAAACACCCTATTTTTCAAGGAGTTACGAACGCTAATGTGCGTTTCCTGTAAATGAGGGCAGGTGGGGTTAATTGAGAGTTAAATTGTGGTTTTGAGGGTTATACGTTTAACGTTGTACGGTTTTTGGATAGGGCTTACCTTTTAAGTGTACGTTGGATTGACGGTCAAAATCGGTGAAATCACCGGCCAATCAGTGAAATCCTACAAACAAAAAAGCCCGGACAATTACTCGCCCGGGCGTTAATGGTAAACAATGTTATATTTTGCCTTACTGGCGCGGCGTAATGCCTTCGGCCAGTACTACGATGTGGTTGTTCAGGTTTTCTACCACGCCGCCCTGTATCATAAATACTTCTTCCTTGCCGCCGCCGCGTACGGTCAGTTTGCCGTCCTCCAGTGTGGAGATGATAGGGGCGTGGTGCGGCAATATCTCGAAACCGCCCATGGTACCGGGCAGACTAACGGACGTTACTTCGCCTTCGTAAACTTTTTTGTCGGGAGTGAGGATCTCTAATGTCATGTTTGTTGAGATGTGAGATTTGAGATGTGAGATATGAGGCCTGTCGCTCTGGTATCGTCAACCCAAAATCTTTCATTTAATAGATTTGAGATGTGAGATTTGAGATATGAGACAAAGCCTCAACTCAAATCTCATATCTCAAATCTCATATCTGCTTAAGCATTAGCTTCAGCTAATAGTTTTTTACCCTTCTCAATAGCGTCTTCAATGCTGCCAACCAGGTTGAACGCTGCTTCGGGATATTCGTCCACTTCGCCGTCCATGATCATGTTGAAGCCTTTGATGGTGTCTTTAATGTCAACCAGTACGCCTTTCAAACCGGTGAACTGCTCGGCCACGTGGAACGGCTGGCTCAGGAAACGCTGTACACGGCGTGCGCGCGATACTACCAGCTTATCTTCTTCCGAAAGCTCGTCCATACCCAAAATGGCGATAATGTCCTGCAGTTCTTTGTAACGCTGCAAAGTTTCCTTTACGCGCTGTGCGCAGTTGTAATGCTCGTCGCCCAGTACAGCGGCGCTCAGGATACGCGAGGTCGAATCCAGCGGGTCAACCGCAGGATAGATACCCAACTCGGCTATCTTACGCGAAAGTACGGTGGTAGCATCTAAGTGGGCGAAGGTTGTAGCCGGCGCCGGGTCGGTCAAGTCATCCGCAGGTACGTAAACGGCCTGTACGGAAGTGATGGAACCGCGTTTGGTTGAGGTGATACGCTCCTGCATGGTACCCATCTCGGTGGCCAGCGTTGGCTGGTAACCTACCGCCGATGGCATACGGCCAAGCAGCGCCGATACTTCGGAACCTGCCTGGGTAAAGCGGAATATAT
Above is a window of Mucilaginibacter ginsenosidivorans DNA encoding:
- the atpC gene encoding ATP synthase F1 subunit epsilon, producing MTLEILTPDKKVYEGEVTSVSLPGTMGGFEILPHHAPIISTLEDGKLTVRGGGKEEVFMIQGGVVENLNNHIVVLAEGITPRQ
- a CDS encoding FxLYD domain-containing protein, with translation MLKNCPKAGWADSLFSGAMIKSYVTILAVTLCLLYSCNQPEPDAALKRRADSIELHNKAKKMALEMMKRAEDSTAYAAGHEVARTVRSYGPCPAAIKTCAVVNDLRGGKAIVITLKNVSAKKIASVKLAWTVYNKAGRAIGSSAGMAKKELAKGRTGSYSWEINAPNGLRGKASVAGIYYKDGTKWLPAGAQED
- a CDS encoding YeeE/YedE family protein, which gives rise to MELIKHPWPWYIAGPLIGLMVPAMLLLGNKPFGISSSLRHICAACVPARLPFFKYDWKSEGWNLVFVAGVVIGGFIAAHLLSQQAPVNINSKTTEILQQEGVKDFSGLLPGDIFNFGALLTLRGFVFIVVGGFMVGFGTRYADGCTSGHSIFGISTLQWPSVIATCCFMVGGFITTWLLLPYLLEL
- the ilvD gene encoding dihydroxy-acid dehydratase, with the translated sequence MDTTTATELNKYSKHLTSDPTQPAAQAMLYGIGLTDEDMKKAQVGVASMGYDGNTCNMHLNDLAKLVKQGVWDEGLVGLIFNTIGVSDGMSMGTEGMRYSLVSRDVIADSIEAVCGAQYYDGLITLPGCDKNMPGSVMAMARLNRPSIMIYGGTIKPGHYKGEDLNIVSAFEALGQKIAGNITPEDFMGVVKNACPSAGACGGIYTANTMASAIEALGMSLPYSSSNPALSEEKQQECRDAGRAIKILLERDIKPSDIMTRAAFENAIVTIMVLGGSTNAVLHLIAMAKSMGIKLTQDDFQSVSNRIPVLADMKPSGKYVMEDLHKVGGVPAVMKYLLKLGWLDGSCLTVTGKTLAENLENVPDLDFDKQKVIMPVEKPIKATGHLQILYGNLATGGSVAKISGKEGERFEGPARVFDGEFELIHGIESGHVRAGDVVVIRNIGPKGAPGMPEMLKPTSAIFGAGLGASVALITDGRFSGGTHGFVVGHITPEAYDGGNIAIVKDDDMIEIDAINNTINLKISDEELAYRKSEWKQPELKAKKGLLYKYAKTVATAAEGCVTDEC
- a CDS encoding deoxynucleoside kinase, coding for MEYGYIAIEGNIGVGKTTLATLISKELGRTLILEQFEDNHFLPLFYKNRKKYAFHTELSFLIQRFEQLQKAKLSGDKIIADYYFMKTLIFARNNLSNLEFDLFLKLYHNLKASIPKPDLIIFLRRKKETLLDNIHSRGRDFETNISLKYLSEIENAYQHHIEKEKDELTIVSLDVENIDFVNFL
- a CDS encoding DUF6691 family protein, coding for MKNIKFLLIGIIFGIILVKSEVISWFRIQEMFRLQGFHMYGVIGSAIAVGMVSVLLIKRFNLKTISGEGVIIPKKQFSWGNVIGGLIFGLGWGITGACPGPLYAEIGSGFLVISVTLLSAIFGTWVYGAVRDKLPH